The Streptomyces sp. RKAG293 genome includes a region encoding these proteins:
- a CDS encoding ABC transporter permease: MPEEYDRSNESVAPTGMGGSMDLAASEAQTLDHAPGHAPQPGGPTGKPRSLWSDAWHDLRRNPIFIISSLLILFLIVISLWPSLIASGNPLQCDLSKSQQGSQPGHPFGYDNQGCDVYTRVVYGARASVTVGVCATAGVALLGGILGGLAGYFGGTSDAVLSRISDIFFAIPIILGGLVFLSVVTNSTVWPVIGFMVLLGWPQIARIARGSVITAKQNDYVQAAKALGANHSRILLRHIAPNAVAPVIVVATIALGTYIALEATLSWLGVGLKPPTVSWGIDISAASTQIRNAPHMLLWPAGALSITVLAFIMLGDAVRDALDPKLR, from the coding sequence ATGCCTGAGGAGTACGACCGATCGAACGAGTCCGTCGCCCCCACCGGCATGGGCGGATCGATGGACCTGGCCGCCTCCGAGGCCCAGACGCTCGATCACGCGCCGGGCCACGCACCGCAACCGGGCGGCCCGACGGGCAAGCCCCGCAGCCTGTGGTCCGACGCCTGGCACGACCTGCGGCGCAACCCGATCTTCATCATCTCCTCGCTGCTGATCCTCTTCCTGATCGTCATCTCGCTGTGGCCGTCGCTGATCGCCAGCGGCAACCCGCTCCAGTGCGATCTGTCCAAGTCCCAGCAGGGCTCCCAGCCCGGCCATCCCTTCGGGTACGACAACCAGGGCTGCGACGTCTACACGCGCGTGGTGTACGGCGCCCGCGCGTCGGTCACCGTCGGCGTCTGCGCCACGGCGGGCGTCGCGCTGCTGGGCGGCATCCTGGGCGGGCTGGCCGGTTACTTCGGCGGCACCTCGGACGCGGTGCTCTCCCGGATCAGTGACATCTTCTTCGCCATCCCGATCATCCTCGGCGGCCTGGTCTTCCTGTCGGTCGTCACCAACTCCACGGTGTGGCCGGTCATCGGCTTCATGGTGCTGCTCGGCTGGCCGCAGATCGCCCGCATCGCGCGCGGTTCGGTGATCACCGCCAAACAGAACGACTACGTCCAGGCGGCCAAGGCGCTGGGGGCGAACCACAGCCGCATCCTGCTGCGGCACATCGCACCGAACGCGGTCGCCCCGGTGATCGTGGTCGCGACCATCGCGCTCGGCACGTACATCGCGCTGGAGGCGACGCTGTCCTGGCTCGGGGTGGGCCTCAAGCCGCCGACCGTCTCCTGGGGCATCGACATCTCGGCGGCGTCCACCCAGATCCGCAACGCACCGCACATGCTGCTGTGGCCCGCGGGCGCGCTGAGCATCACCGTGCTCGCGTTCATCATGCTCGGCGACGCGGTGCGCGACGCCCTCGACCCCAAGCTGCGCTGA